A genomic window from Lotus japonicus ecotype B-129 chromosome 1, LjGifu_v1.2 includes:
- the LOC130730717 gene encoding protein FANTASTIC FOUR 1-like — MSSSSLCQGLQSCLEPRVIEPRVLRLKLTPPSTTTTTTNNKASSSSTSVQENPLTNHECDDKKDTNTVENMDERGWSFLQALTKPTSSNCNKEEDDKVYVHPTVKRSSSLLSEKSLEMCTESLGSETGSNAGESCDDISLFSLENNITTTTTTTTTTNGTDSNWVSRRVNKACNFPPPLTSITDFGGVRVRPHREGGRLILEAVASPSPRPCFHAERGDGRLRLHLFEEEGLSDDGDDDEVVDEEEEVVEEWSDDDDINDDESDDEVEEESETEIETEKEEEEEEECGVENVEDEMGVKKFNRPSRCKESGNRDIFGDGYFELPSLSLCL, encoded by the coding sequence ATGTCTTCATCAAGCTTGTGCCAAGGCCTGCAATCTTGTCTCGAGCCACGAGTGATCGAACCACGTGTGCTGAGGCTCAAATTGactccaccctccaccaccaccaccaccaccaacaacaaggcttcatcttcatccacCTCAGTCCAAGAAAACCCCCTCACCAACCATGAATGTGATGACAAAAAGGACACAAACACAGTAGAAAACATGGACGAACGTGGCTGGAGTTTCCTTCAAGCTCTCACAAAACCCACTTCTTCTAATTGTAACAAAGAAGAGGATGACAAAGTCTATGTCCACCCCACTGTGAAGCGTTCCTCTTCATTGCTCAGTGAAAAGAGCTTAGAAATGTGCACTGAAAGCCTTGGAAGCGAGACTGGTAGCAATGCTGGTGAAAGCTGCGATGACATTTCTCTGTTCTCACTGGAAAATAACATCACTACTacaactactactactactactactaatGGAACTGACTCAAATTGGGTATCTAGAAGAGTGAACAAGGCTTGCAACTTTCCACCACCACTGACTTCAATCACTGATTTTGGTGGGGTTCGTGTGAGGCCTCATCGTGAAGGTGGTAGGCTCATTTTGGAAGCTGTTGCTTCACCTTCACCACGCCCTTGTTTTCATGCAGAGCGTGGTGATGGCAGGCTCAGGCTGCACCTTTTTGAGGAGGAAGGTCTttctgatgatggtgatgatgatgaagttgttgatgaggaagaagaagttgttgaggaatggagtgatgatgatgatattaaTGATGATGAAAGTGATGATGAAGTGGAAGAAGAAAGTGAAACTGAAATTGAAacagagaaggaagaagaagaagaagaagagtgtgGTGTTGAGAACGTGGAGGATGAGATGGGAGTGAAAAAGTTCAACagaccaagcaggtgcaaggaAAGTGGGAATAGAGACATTTTTGGTGATGGCTACTTTGAGCTTCCCTCTCTGTCTCTCTGTCTCTGA